The window TTTGGGAATGCAGAATACACCACAATATTTATacaccacaacattaaaacccaaaacattgTACCCAGTATTACGTGGGCTTgccttgtgccaccagggcagcTCTGTACTCTTGgcgcatgactccacaagacctgtCTGGCAGGGTATACACGGTCGGATTAAGGCCCGGCGAAATttgacttttctgtgggatcggaccagacggACTGGCATTTAGACCCCACAGGTATAAAATAATCTTAGGAGCTCCATGATCAATGCTAATCAATTCGCCTAGCGCTTGTGTTAAGTGGGTGATCACGGCATATTAAAATAAGTGGCTCGAGTTTTACCCTTATTCTAAATAATTCTACAGGTACCTGGTGATGCTCTCTTAACTCTACAAGTGTTCTTTGAATGATTAAATGCTCTGGTGTTTAcagtcaaccttttttttttaagtaaagtgtTGTTGTAAGGTTTGTCAGACCTTAAGAGACCTTGACTTAATcaatatatgatatataatttCCCATCATTAATTTTAATGATGAGCCAAAAACTGATCAAATATTAACATAGTGTATACTACGAGGGTGGGTCAAAAATGATCTGTATTGccttttatattaaaacgtACATTAGCAGCACTGTCTTATCAGCactttccgttcaaggctactgtctccccagtcacagctgtgaatgtgttacatcagttcatctgTAGCTGCTGTGCGAGAAAAATTGGACatcccacttgtgatttgcacaaaagaagagcagcTTGCAagcaattagtttttttgtggtctgaagGTATACTTAAtactgaaacattttaaaagatatgtttggatatctgcaaactaaATTTGGACTGAAACCATAAGAAAGTTGAAAAGTCCTTAAAGAGAATCATCACTTGTGACGAAACATGGATTAATCACTACAAAACTAAGAGTAAAcgtgtctggaaaaaaaaagaaggtcaACCATCTTTTGGAAAATCAATGCTTATAGTTTTATGGGATTTTTGGGATTCTCAACAGCCAGTAGTAGAACAGTATcaagaaaaaggttcaacaaccAACAGGGCTTGTTACAGTCAGATGAAGTCTTATTGAAGAACTGAAGCCTAAACGTTGGGTTAAACCCAGAAGACTATCCAAGAGCGCACGTTCTGCCACTCTGCAAGAACTTTGTTTTGAGGtattaaagcatcctccctattgTCCTGATCTTGGTCCATTGAACGATCACATATTTGGTCACCTGaaagatttattaattaaacgtcttcgaggacgaagattcacttctgataaattttgcattttttcaaaTGAGGAAATCTGGAAGCTTGTTGACCGTAATCCCAAAGCGTTTTGAAAAGCAAGtcagaaaattatatatttattatataattcgacagtgtggataatttttgactgacCCTTGTATAGGCACTAAATATAAGAAGATAAATGAGGCTGCTGAAAActgactacataaaaaaaaaaaaaaaaccatatatattatatatccaTTATATTTGGATTAGGGATGAATTTCTCCTCAAAACAGGAGGATCTGCGAGTAACAGTAGTAATCCTGGTGTAAAGGAAACCAGAGAGGAACGTTTTTGGGTGTGCAACATGGAAGCGTGCAATATTAAAGGACATTTATGAGAAACTCTGGGGCGTGTTCCATCACAGGCACTCGTGTCTGTGACTGAAAAAttctcagaaagaaaaaagaaacactttaaTGTGCATGGAGAGCGAAGGCTAACTCAGTTATTCCTGCTTGCAGCAAATCAACAGCATAATGTTTCACCATGGCAGGCACCATGCTCCTCCAcaagttatggctgatcagtgtacataGTCACTAtatacatgcatgcatgtgattactgtatgtaaatgtacagattaAAGCCTGTGCTTAGTGTATACATGTACTCTCCACAGTATGTAGGGTTCCCTATATGCCTGTTTGTGTGTCTCACCTGTGTGCGTCTTCATATGCTCATCGAAATACTGTTTCATGTTGAAGTCTTTGCCGCACCACTGGCACATGAACTGCTTGTGTCCAATGTGGATGCTCATGTGAGACCGCAGCTGATACTTATACTGGAAACGCTCATCACAGTTCTGCGCATACACACGAGAATAGACAGTGTGGGTGAAAGCAGTAGTTGTAGCTGGAACATAGGAAGGGTACTTTGTAATAAAAGGGATATAACATGTTATTACATCTCATAAGCCTGTCATTACCGAAGTTATTTTTACATGACCCAGCCCAATCCTGGCTGAGTGACACACACCCACATCCTCTTTTATGGTACTTTTGACTAAAAAGCAGCTCCACCCAGACCACCCTGTGGGCCCCACACCCACTGGAGCGTTGGAAAGTGCCACGAGGCCAGGAGGGGTTGCTCATACACTCAAAACAGAGAGTCTGCTTTTTCATTTCCAATGTTAGTAATTAATCAgggaggtgaaaaaaaaaggtgcaaaaTATGAACTTGTAGACAGCAATTAAACCCGGTCtagaatttacagtaaatataactaataactaatttaatataacaataactataaaatatataacttcTGTAATCTGTCTAGAGGAGCACAGTGTTCTCGTGTAATACTAGAAAATATAAATGGTTGACCCAGCAGATTTGCTCTCCAGGAAACACAGAGGTCAACCAAGAGCCAAATGAACCGTCCCTTCTGTTACTGATTCACAGCACCATGAACGTTGCTCAATTAAATCCTGGACGGATAATCAAATATAATTACCTACAGCAAACAGACGAGCAACAACCCAATTTGGTGTACAATCACTTTATTTAGAACCAGGCGACACACAATACTATTCAACAGGCAGTGGTTTATAGGGATTGGaactattggcaccctttaaaagagaacaaaaatccaaacattatttaaatactgattaaaataacaacctagttattatttttattgttattattattattattattggtagtagTTTTACTACACATGAAAGCTAggatctttttcttttcattcttctCCTTTGCTGCTGTAACTATGTGAATTTCTCCATAGGTAGGACAATAATAGGTTCTTAACACACGTGGTTcacaaaccacgttactcgcaatccgaggttccactgtgtgtgtacacacacatatatatatataaacaacagtggaacctcggattgcgagtaacgtggtttgcgaatgttccgcaagatgagcagagattttgaatacattttgacttgaaaaacgagcattgtcttgttttacgagtaccaagtatcatgcatggcgcatgtgcttcttgttttgacgccgagcgtcaggtgatcacaactgagccaaaggTTTGTCTCCGTCTtgtgctgtgggattgtgggtaatcgtctcccctgctgggtacATCCGTgtacacgtgtactgtttactataacactgtgaccatgtgtgcgtgtgtgtgtgtgtgtaaaacatattttattttgtgtttgtatgcgtgtgtgtacagcgtgcatgtactgtttcttataacacacgtatgtgcgcgcgagtaaagcaaaaaaaatgtctcaatacagaggttaaaaatccattttcttcccCAGCCCATTGCTGTGTGTGtacgcataatttgacactgtgccggttcacacactctccctcGCCTTAAtgcgtgtgcgtgtttgtgtgtgtgtgaagcacccccttTGCTTCACAGAGGTCACAGTGATTGATTTAGTTTCAaagagtgtcattagcgatgttccttgctaatattttccgacaaaacagtgttgcgggagagagacgttaatttatgacagctgtttacggaattgtagtccagtgcgggagatgcatcgtgagtaatgtgtaaatgtgaatacgagatgtaagctaggatatagagcctgagttttgtttttcagtagtttttttgggggggatttaagtgcaggatccacccgaaagtttatACTATAGcccaacaatgcagaaaataaaagaacaggcatcgaccagtttgtccatcttaTCATTACACAAGCATggattaacgggctgttacgctgtcgcaagcaacattaaaaataaagcggagaagctaacaacagtctttccgttaatgcgtgtgtgtgtttaatttaaacgagaggagaaagttttactgtgtaagatgaaaagGGTGAGACAGGAGAGGCTGAAAGCAAGAGGTTCTACTTACTCTagcctctctcacacacagacacacatacagacagcgCCTGtacgcacaaacagaaacacttatccgtcgggatttattttttactttttttaaaggtaaagtgcaggttaatttgttttatttttactttatattttgtgttaattatttttatgaatttattattttggaacgaataatttaagtttctattatttattatgggaaaattttatttggttttcgagtgttttgaaatacgagcccacttccggaacgaattatgctggtgatccaagattccactgtatatatatatatatatatatatatatatatatatatatatatacacacacacacacacacagtgatctatatatatatagatgtgtgtatatatatatatatatatagagagagagagagagagagcgagagagagagagagagagagagctctatAGATACAGAAAGAGATATTTGCATTTATACACTGTACCTTgtataaacaatttatttatttttcgatTATGTCTAAAATCCACTGTCCCATAAAGGACAGATAAAGGGATCTTATGCAACTGCCATAGAAATGACTGATATATCTCCAACATGGGGACCATCTATTGCCCGATGCGGCAGatgacacaaaaatacacaaaaaaaagggtGCGTTTATATAAGCAGTTAAACTATTAAGCACAATCTGATCCACAAAGTaaagtaaaacctgctttaaaagtccaatttattctttttattttattcattttatttatatagagtcCTGCACTGTGAGGCAAAAATGCTGGACGTACTGAAAACCAATATTAACTATGAGGTGGTGACAATTTTCAATCCTAGTATATTGTAGGAAAACAAGCACTGCCTAAAATATTGAATATggcattaaataaatttttttatcttaatatgCACTTTTAATAACACAATGTTTTGCTCATATTCACGAAGGATGGCAATAATTCTGCAGTCCGCTGTATAGCCAGGAGCCAATCCCAGGtctaaaaatgtgtaaaatcagTGTTTCAATGTTCTGTAGGAAAATTACCACTGCAGAGGAAACTCGGCTTTAAATATCCTGCATTAAATTAAAGGTGCAAGCTTGGAAAATCTGTATTTAATTTGTGATGGGTGCCAAATATTTTTGAATTTGCCTGTATATTAGCGATAGCCGAAACCATGCCCGTAGCTTACACTACAGCCAACAGGTTTGACCAATATTaatctttattctttgcatctTTGGCTGTAAAGTGCACGATGACTGAATTACAAACGTGTGTAACAGGCACAAACACggccctcaaaaaaaaaaaaaaaaaaactatagggTTTGGAGTGCAGTAAATAAACAGGCTTGTTTTCATGTTGGTCAAAAGCGCTTGGCAGGTgtcctccaaacacacacacacatacatacacagacacacacacagccattcATTAAACCTCAGAAGGAGGtaagacaaacacacaaacagccgCCAGGGGGGCGGGGGTGTTGTTAGCACATCTATTAacaccagtgtgtgtttgtgtacctcACAACGGAAGGGCTTCTCCCCCGAATGCTGAAGCGAGTGCACCTTTAGAGACATGCTGCGCTTAAAGGACTTTCCGCAGGTTTCACAGGTAAACGGCATGTCCTTAGTGTGAGCTGGAGAgatgagagacaaaaacagaGAGACGTTAACACATCTGCAGCTTTTAAGGAACGAAACATTTCAAGAAATATGTCTAATACTCTGTAAATGTCTAATACACTTGATGTGTTTTAGTCATTTACTGGACGTCTTGTAGAACGTCTACTATCACATGCATGTTTTATTCCATCAGTATCATCCTTCACCCTTTAACTTCTCTCATTAtcgggatttctttttttactcttcTCCCTCTATACTCATTTTAACTGTAAGTTAAGTTACTCAATTTAAAGGGCAGTGTCAATCCTCAAACGGTTTTGTCCCTTTGTAAGGAGTTTGTGAGTTAAAATCTGTTTACCTTTTACTTcccctttaaaacaaaacaaaaataaatcggCCATGGCGGCACTGACCAATCACAGGCATGTACGAGATCATGTATGTAGAAGAGGGCAGACGGCACTTTCATTACTGTACAACATGAGCAGCATTTTTAACCATCTTTTCTTGCCTTGGAGAAATCCTGTGTCTCTCCTGCTTTTTACAGGCAGATTCAACACCAGTGGAAGCAAACTGGGTTTAGAAAAACTAGTCCATATCTGATTACAGACTGAATTGATGAAGCTTATTTACAGTTCACGATGAGACGACAATTACATTGAACAGGTGCATGTTcttctaattatttttgttacacagttttatttagattatatttatttgaagGTGTTTTATACAGATGTTTATTCAGGGTTCTTGCACTAACAGAGTAAATCGATTTATCATTCCATCAGTTGCATTTTAtccatgttattttatttggtattttagtgatggcctttttttttttttttaactgctctATGTGCCTGAAATTGCCccataaagataaataaagtttttttgtattGAATTAATGGGATAATTGGTGATTATACCTGATGATCATTGATTTTCTGATTATGAAAAAATGGCAAATTGACTTCAATTGTTAAAAATTCCTAAAATACGCCATGTAAATCCTGCTGTGTAACAGAAGCACTCCTCAAGTCCAAAGAAGACGTATGTGTATAATGCTGATATCTGCCCGTGCTCACCGATCACGGATTTATGAAATGCAGAAAATATATCTCGCGTTAATGTATTCCAATTTTCCTGGGAAAAAAGCCTCTCCCAGATGTGGGTGTGATTcagttataggaaaaaaaaaaactgaatcaccaaattttaaatcaagctaaatttattttctattttattaatttattttattcatatttatttcctattaataatcttttatttttaagattaagggcggtcgtttaagcatttcactgcatatcggactgtgtatgtgacaaataaaatttgaaatttaaaaattttatttgaatttaaaatatgatACAAATAATCCACCCATAAAGAAAAGGCTTAACATATAAAGAGTGTGATATGCAGAATCTGTCACGATGAGTGTGCATGCGACGATAAATACTAGTTGGCCCACATTGACAATGTACTTCTGCTTTGACAGCTGTGTCGTGTGTGTAATCTTAATATATGCAGTGATAGATGTTATTTGAGTAATCCTagctgatgtactgtatgtgtaatgtTCTCTGGGTGTAGTAATAATGAACGGTGGTCAGATTGGTATTTCAGGAAATTGCAAGAATTATCGATGTAACTGATTATTAAAAGATCGTTGATTGGTTTAATCAACCCGATAATCTAATGTTTGCCGACTTCCTTCTCCAGTGTATTCAGACATCTTTTAggactcttttttcttttctttccttccccTCCTCACAGCGGTTGTTCAATTAGCCGTTTAGACAACATCAAACTTCTAGAAAGACAGGCTAGGcaagattaaaatataaaaaaaatatttccattaTGGCTAGGTagaatatacaaaaaataaaaaataaaacctgttgGTTTTAGGATCTCGCTTTTGTTTTTAGACAACACTACCCTCATTACCCTTGAAAAGTATCCAAGCATTAACAACCataattcataaaataattaatagttaATGAATAAAGGATTGTTTTTTGTGCTGTATAATTTCTAAGAATTtacccacttaaaaaaaaaaagcatgctgaCTGAAAACATCAAACCACAGTGGCGAGTGATTGTTCATTTCAAACTCTACTCATGAGTCCCCACACAATGATTGACAATACCACACTCTATGGGTGTTTTTGTGAggggagatatatatatatatatactcaccgACCATGTGCTTGCGGACATGAGCCATGGTGTAAAACTTCTTTTCGCATATCTCGCAGGCAAATTTCTTCTCGGCATACCCGTGGACAATCTTAATGTGCTCGTGAAGCGACCAGAGCTTTTTGAAGGATTTATTACATGACACACACTGAGGagcaaaaaacacacacgcaatcATTTAGAGAACATCAAAGGaaaaacatttcattcattgctgacgataaaattatatatttttttaaatcctgaatGCTGCTGTCTTTgctttgtctgtctgtatttgACTCTTTGCCTCCCTCTGCTGGCAACACAAGAAATCACCTCTGCACTCATTTATTTAACCCaattttcaattaattttatttcatcgaaaaaagaaaaaaaattatacggCGCCATCAATCTACATCCATCAAATAAAaatgactattttaaaaaaagtcaattaaaataaaatgttttttaaataaagattagCCTGATCTACCCTGAAAccaattaaatatgtttaaatatctACGATTGGTTGGATTGGATGGTGCGTTCAATTACTTATTCCTCTTAGAGGTTAAAAGTTGTCTGCTTCTCTGATGTTACAGGTTTGACACTGCTAGgacaattaaaaatgtatatggaattttacaacaaaaaaaaatacatctgaGAAATGTTGAATAATGATCAGAATTTGTTGTAAACTGCTTATAGATTATTTTCTCCAAGTGCGCACTGGGAAATGACCAGCATGACGCTGGCGGTATTGGCATGAAGGTTGACGCTCTGGAAGCTGATCGGTCGTGATGATCAGTGTGTACAGATGAGGAAGTGAATGACTTGGACTGGTCTTAGGAATAAAGCtctgctgcatcactgtcttTGTTTAGAAATGAAACATATGATGATTCCTACTCGTGCCACTATCAGCAGGTAGTCAAATGGCATTGTGGGTAACGCAGAAACGTGTAAGACCTTAGGATTTAAGATCATAAATatcaaaaatgtattataaatattaataagctTGTTTTTCGGACAGCATAGTGCAGTGTAGATTAATGCATGTGATGAATATAttcaggtgttttttatttatttatttaaatcctcTCACCTGGATGTTCTTCTCACAGTCAGTCTGCTGGTGCAGGGCCAGCTCGCTCTCCAGCACGAACTTTTTGCCGCACTTGTCACAGATCTGCATGCGCCTGTGCGTGACGTTCATGTGCTTCTCCAGGTACCAGCGCGTGTTGAACACACGCGGGCATTTCTCGCACGCCAGCGTTTCGCGTTCCTCgccctccctgcctcctcccGAAGCAGATGGCCCGGAGCCCCTTCTGTCCCGCACCGACCTGCGCTTCTGCGGTGGGGCTTCGGCGCTCTTCCTTCGCCCCCTCGTTGTTACTCCGATGGACCCCGTCGACGTTACGGCGACGCGATGGCTCTTCGTGCGTGCACGCTTGGATCTCGTCCTCCGGGTCTCgttttcctcttcttcctcatcGTCAGGGTCCTCCTCGGCACTGTCGTCTTCCTCTTCCATACTATCATCTTCCtcatcttcttcctcctcctcctcttcctcttcgtcctcctcttcttcttcttcactgtCACTTTTCACCTCTCCTGCAGGGATGCTTTTGTCACCTTTGGACACATGCAAGGTCTGATTGTTTAGGTTCACCTCAACAATGATCTGCGCCCGCTtaaactcctcctcctcctcttcctcgtcttcctcctcttcttcctcggTGTCGTCAGACGTCCCGTCGTTTTTGGTCTTCGCAGCTCCATCGGCTCCAGCCGTTCCGGAAGCTTCTTTGTAGTAATGCTGAAGAGGCGCAGGACTGGGCTCGAGGTCGGGAGCCAGCGCTTTGGCAGGCATCTTGTTGTCAACCAGCACTGAATAGGGCTTGGACACTCCCTCCTGCTTGTAGAGCTTTGGTGATAGGTCGCTGTCTGCTAGAGAGGTATGATGGTAGTAGGTCTGCGTGGAATGCGTCCTCGGCCCCTCCTCCTGTGACATGGCTTCCTCTGTCGTCTCTTCTTTTCAGAGTTGGCGCGACTTCATTTGTGTACAGATTAGTCTGTGTTTGTGCAGATTgtttaataataagaaaaactgTGGCTGTTGGCTACGGACCTGGGCAGGAACCAAATCTCCTACCCCTCCCTCGAGGGGAGAAGAGAACAAGATGCCTCAGCCCAAACCGAACCTAGCCTCCATGACCCCCCACATCAGAGGCAGGTAGAGAGACGAAATGGAAGACGTCGCAGGTTTCCCACTTTATTTTCAGCTCATGCGGTCTGCACTCACTTGTCGGGGCGAAGTGGCTGCCGTTTGGATTAAAAGCGTCTCTACGCCTTTAGGTGATGGAAAGGTTCGTTAAAAACTGCTGAATCAGCAGAAAACGACTAGTTGTGCGCCGAGATTAACCTCTTGTGGTCGTAGCAACCCGCCAGGTCTGTTTCAGAAGCGTTGTACCACAGGCTGCCTAAAAAAcagaaggaaggaaaaagagagggagggaaacaaaacaaaacaaaaaaacagaaactcagtttaattttgtttcatgCTAAAAATGCCACACTTGAATAGACGCGTCATAATAAACAACTAACTTAGCAAACCGTAGCTAAGGAGATGAAACAGATGAACGTGAAACAGGATATGAAACAACACGGGCATTCTTACAAAGACCAGGGTATACTCCGCGTATCGTTTAAGTAGATGAATTAACATTACCTTTTCTAGCCAAACTGACCTCTGAGCGCTGAGATTGGCGGCTCTTTCGTATCCGCGTATCCGTCTAGAAAAGGTAAGCCAGCGTTTGTTCGGCATCCACTACGGTGTGTGGGAGAGATAAACGAAACTGTTGGCTGGTTAAGGTGCAGAGATCTAGAAATCTCACTACTACCGACACACAtatacgcatgcacacacacacacacacactcgtacgcgcacacacacactcctgaccGCAACCGTTTCACTTCTGTGTGGGAGCATGTGTGAGCAACTTAAATTAAAACCACAAAG of the Clarias gariepinus isolate MV-2021 ecotype Netherlands chromosome 16, CGAR_prim_01v2, whole genome shotgun sequence genome contains:
- the znf652 gene encoding zinc finger protein 652 encodes the protein MSQEEGPRTHSTQTYYHHTSLADSDLSPKLYKQEGVSKPYSVLVDNKMPAKALAPDLEPSPAPLQHYYKEASGTAGADGAAKTKNDGTSDDTEEEEEEDEEEEEEEFKRAQIIVEVNLNNQTLHVSKGDKSIPAGEVKSDSEEEEEEDEEEEEEEEEDEEDDSMEEEDDSAEEDPDDEEEEENETRRTRSKRARTKSHRVAVTSTGSIGVTTRGRRKSAEAPPQKRRSVRDRRGSGPSASGGGREGEERETLACEKCPRVFNTRWYLEKHMNVTHRRMQICDKCGKKFVLESELALHQQTDCEKNIQCVSCNKSFKKLWSLHEHIKIVHGYAEKKFACEICEKKFYTMAHVRKHMVAHTKDMPFTCETCGKSFKRSMSLKVHSLQHSGEKPFRCENCDERFQYKYQLRSHMSIHIGHKQFMCQWCGKDFNMKQYFDEHMKTHTGEKPFICEICGKSFTSRPNMKRHRRTHTGEKPYPCEVCGQRFRFSNMLKAHREKCFRVTSPMTQQSASMPISVHLTGHTPSSSGHTSSPPLPSQGTSTAAAMGPGMISPGIGHGFSHLHMQATATQHHQTHLHHPGHAPMTSHPSSHQSVPPSLLPSPPALFKSEPINHCAHEDAYLRPGPAQQH